A single genomic interval of Aureliella helgolandensis harbors:
- a CDS encoding PAS domain-containing hybrid sensor histidine kinase/response regulator has product MMEIPTELLSVFGPIGLLEQTNCPVMLKEYTHTIEFLRQLQAQGTGSLADAVANDAKLFDTLHETFTLVWCNECAIQLFEATDDADLISRLHEVYVPESVPKIVEYFESLTRGDESFVCDVPLRTLTGAPLHVRLTSNLVRMPTQTYSICSFSDVTDWYQAQQSLARLRSRYEYALRGTQLGVWEWNIAEQTVTFDTEYYRILGYQAGEIELTLDMVQEFIHVDDRNYDSIGALLAGKYERTFRMRCKDGKFRWMRTKGQICEFDKQGKPVRAIGTIYDDSLKQQEIELREVERVIFEASAEEEVDETFFTDIANGIDRAFPNFRSLVMVLDEHQQFIQLAVAPKLPEDFSQSLLELRVAGKTTGCQAAMRSKRYVFYNNLHDTESIADTASLCMGYGIQALGYMPIVDSRNTSLGTICLTSADAMPRPIEAIVALERVARSLALVIEKQRRARSNQLHELQLQNRQKFESLGKLAGGIAHDFNNLLTVIMTNTEYLQLKGIADNAADASQQGFPQIIQAANTAALLCKQMLTYAGKVESEMQPFDVELEVRKIMSLIRSATSPAIQIALDSVPDLPPIQGDPATVSQVIMNLLTNAVEAVDSAGTISIKLWKQDHADLDSSRLTFADSLVADAYVCITVTDDGHGIDEVTRRRMFDPFFSTKLAGRGLGLATVLGIVKHHAGGIELQTKAGEGTSFTVLLPASTSEVHRVDAAHSVSTTRCNKRVLIVDDQENVLAAISNIVELHGCTATPAQSGEAALERLRGGQEFDIVLLDQQMPGLSGLATYAEIRALHQTLPVCFVTGYVSPPNLDSLLRLDPNAALLRKPFSNDLLLSTLERLLKTTSRQPQFKSAGT; this is encoded by the coding sequence ATGATGGAGATTCCTACCGAACTATTGTCGGTGTTTGGCCCAATTGGTCTGCTAGAGCAAACCAATTGCCCAGTGATGTTGAAAGAATACACCCACACCATTGAATTCCTGCGGCAGCTCCAAGCACAGGGAACCGGTTCGCTGGCCGATGCGGTGGCGAATGACGCCAAACTGTTTGATACTCTGCACGAAACCTTCACCTTAGTGTGGTGCAACGAATGCGCCATTCAGCTATTTGAAGCGACAGACGACGCCGACCTAATTTCTCGGTTGCACGAGGTCTACGTTCCCGAGTCAGTGCCCAAAATTGTCGAATACTTCGAAAGTTTGACGCGCGGGGACGAATCGTTCGTCTGCGACGTGCCACTGCGAACGTTGACTGGCGCCCCCCTCCACGTGCGACTGACCAGCAATCTCGTTCGGATGCCAACGCAGACCTACTCCATCTGCAGTTTTTCCGACGTCACCGATTGGTATCAGGCGCAACAGAGCCTCGCTAGGTTGCGCAGTCGCTATGAATATGCGCTGCGCGGCACTCAGCTTGGAGTCTGGGAGTGGAATATCGCCGAGCAAACGGTAACCTTTGATACCGAGTATTATCGCATCTTGGGATACCAGGCTGGGGAAATTGAGTTAACTCTCGATATGGTCCAAGAGTTCATTCATGTTGATGATCGCAATTACGATAGTATTGGCGCATTGCTGGCGGGAAAATACGAGCGAACCTTTCGCATGCGATGCAAAGATGGCAAGTTTCGCTGGATGCGTACCAAGGGGCAGATTTGTGAATTTGACAAGCAGGGTAAGCCCGTTCGTGCCATCGGGACAATCTACGACGACTCCCTGAAGCAGCAGGAGATCGAACTGCGTGAAGTGGAACGCGTGATCTTTGAAGCGAGCGCTGAGGAGGAAGTGGACGAGACGTTTTTCACAGACATTGCTAATGGCATCGATCGCGCATTTCCTAATTTCCGCAGTTTGGTCATGGTGCTCGATGAACACCAACAGTTCATCCAACTGGCGGTCGCTCCCAAACTGCCGGAAGATTTCAGCCAGTCGCTACTGGAGCTGAGAGTTGCGGGAAAGACGACGGGCTGCCAAGCTGCCATGCGTTCCAAGCGATACGTTTTTTATAATAACTTGCACGATACGGAGAGCATCGCAGACACCGCCTCCCTGTGCATGGGCTACGGAATTCAAGCGTTGGGCTACATGCCCATTGTGGATAGCCGCAATACTTCGCTTGGTACAATTTGCCTGACTTCCGCTGATGCCATGCCACGCCCCATCGAGGCCATTGTAGCCCTGGAACGCGTGGCCAGATCCTTGGCATTAGTCATCGAAAAACAGAGGCGCGCCCGCTCAAATCAACTTCACGAACTACAGCTACAGAATCGCCAAAAATTCGAAAGTTTGGGCAAGTTGGCGGGGGGAATTGCACACGACTTCAACAACCTTTTAACCGTGATCATGACGAACACGGAGTACCTGCAGTTAAAAGGGATTGCCGACAACGCTGCAGACGCCAGTCAACAAGGTTTCCCTCAAATTATTCAAGCCGCCAACACGGCGGCTCTACTCTGCAAGCAAATGCTGACATACGCTGGCAAAGTTGAATCGGAGATGCAACCATTTGACGTGGAGCTTGAGGTCCGCAAGATTATGAGCTTGATTCGTTCAGCGACGAGCCCGGCGATTCAGATCGCATTGGATAGCGTTCCAGACTTACCGCCGATTCAAGGTGATCCGGCAACGGTTTCGCAAGTGATTATGAATTTGCTCACCAACGCCGTTGAGGCGGTTGATTCGGCGGGCACGATTAGCATTAAGCTATGGAAGCAAGATCATGCCGATTTGGATTCCTCTCGATTAACCTTTGCCGATAGTTTAGTGGCTGATGCCTATGTGTGTATTACTGTAACCGATGATGGTCACGGCATTGACGAGGTAACTCGGCGACGGATGTTTGATCCTTTCTTCTCCACGAAATTGGCCGGTCGCGGACTAGGACTGGCCACTGTTTTGGGTATCGTTAAACATCACGCAGGCGGGATAGAGCTGCAGACGAAAGCGGGAGAGGGGACAAGTTTCACAGTCTTGCTTCCAGCGTCTACCAGCGAAGTTCATCGCGTGGACGCAGCACACTCAGTCAGCACGACGCGCTGCAACAAACGGGTGCTGATCGTGGATGATCAAGAAAACGTTTTGGCGGCCATTTCCAATATCGTCGAATTGCACGGCTGTACGGCCACCCCCGCCCAGTCGGGAGAGGCTGCCCTGGAACGACTTCGCGGCGGTCAAGAATTCGACATCGTCCTACTCGATCAGCAAATGCCAGGTCTTTCGGGCTTGGCCACCTATGCTGAAATTCGGGCTTTGCACCAGACCCTACCGGTTTGCTTTGTGACGGGCTATGTCTCCCCACCGAATCTGGACAGCTTACTGCGATTGGACCCCAATGCGGCTTTGCTGAGAAAACCCTTCAGCAACGACCTGCTCTTGTCCACGCTCGAGCGTCTGTTGAAAACAACGAGTCGACAGCCCCAATTCAAGTCCGCCGGAACTTAA
- a CDS encoding acyl-CoA desaturase yields the protein MSNKKSRRSNRRHYRQATEAAVGPTDERAVSRLLNGNAPTEASNSLTWTSGRAHTARANNINWAAAGWLVAIHLFALAAPWTFSWSGLAVLVVLHWVCGGIGICLGYHRLLTHGGFMTHRWVRRAIATIGCLAGEGPPMVWVANHRLHHARSDQEGDPHSPRDGSWWSHAFWLAYKVGGKNPNDYLKKWVPDLYRDRYMRMLDYAFVPLNVGLSLIIYAAGYAVGGSTLALSWLIWGAALRMVLVLHSTWLVNSASHLWGYRNYETRDDSRNNWWVALFTYGEGWHNNHHAHPRMAKHGHKWWEFDMTFLTIRLMKVMGIAWDLVDYRSRSEKNAKS from the coding sequence ATGTCCAATAAAAAGAGTCGACGGTCTAATCGCCGGCATTACCGTCAAGCCACCGAAGCAGCGGTAGGGCCGACCGATGAGAGAGCAGTTTCGCGACTGCTGAATGGGAATGCCCCTACGGAAGCATCCAATAGCTTGACTTGGACCTCGGGTCGAGCCCACACCGCGCGTGCCAATAACATCAATTGGGCGGCAGCGGGTTGGTTGGTAGCGATTCACCTGTTCGCCCTTGCCGCCCCTTGGACCTTTTCATGGTCCGGTCTAGCGGTTTTGGTCGTTCTGCACTGGGTCTGTGGAGGCATTGGAATCTGCTTGGGATACCATCGCTTGCTGACGCATGGTGGGTTTATGACCCATCGTTGGGTGCGTCGCGCTATCGCAACCATCGGTTGTCTGGCTGGCGAAGGTCCGCCAATGGTGTGGGTTGCAAACCATCGCTTGCACCACGCACGCAGTGACCAAGAGGGCGATCCTCACTCGCCACGCGACGGCTCGTGGTGGAGCCATGCATTTTGGTTGGCTTACAAGGTGGGCGGAAAGAATCCAAACGATTACCTGAAGAAGTGGGTACCGGACCTCTACCGTGACCGGTACATGCGCATGCTGGACTACGCATTTGTTCCATTGAATGTCGGACTTTCGCTCATCATCTACGCAGCCGGATACGCCGTTGGCGGCTCGACGCTTGCATTGTCTTGGTTGATCTGGGGCGCTGCCTTGCGAATGGTCTTAGTCCTGCATTCCACTTGGCTCGTCAATTCCGCCAGCCACCTGTGGGGCTACCGCAATTACGAAACCCGCGATGATAGCCGCAACAATTGGTGGGTGGCTCTATTCACCTACGGCGAAGGCTGGCACAACAATCACCACGCGCATCCACGCATGGCCAAACACGGCCACAAGTGGTGGGAATTCGATATGACCTTCTTGACCATCCGGTTAATGAAAGTCATGGGGATTGCCTGGGATTTAGTGGACTATCGCAGTCGCAGTGAAAAGAACGCCAAGAGTTAG
- a CDS encoding TolC family protein — protein MYASHHKAAEYRNHCQSSRFLIARFLFAGIGAWAVLGGLVGCQRDSHFRAADRDAYGLIQQKAHAPTWQIGPDFDVQPDTRSRFFDPTNPVDPQLPMPAPQLYNYQLPPLQTPAAKTPQLDGAQAPGIGSAEQSSSSSVGELTPPQPADAQVVGAAYTQESVVTLAAPLMQSEPQALELPPPSVVGEPSVESLPAPPAESSEEEGATRINPIPKESWEALPEACLRRMLEFETVRQEFERTYQTAVSASQLDSAERLTLANILEVSLVNNRDYQTRKETLYRVALRLSLRRFDYNLKFLPSGNGTDATYIHDRTGGIEVNRLATPTDIGISKSLYTAGDLVARFANDVVLTFNGSSGYSSSVGSSLLIDLAQPIMQRDVRFEPLTQAERDVVYAARDFVRYRKQMFRDLAVQYYNLLLTYRSIAINTQDYFSNLRGFNRTAALEQVGSLPRFQVDQFEQNALRSRGNLISSCNNLEGALDRLKLRIGLPTEMPVNLDLSELEELTQRDESTVIQEQIRRKVDYVYQQQQREGAESALTAAAEVARRTLNLANLQVQMGSADESVVQELEMLVTRLDVEGLRIVNAVQVGLLEHVDENQEEQVYSRLSDAVSAPLASFHLQLALLDQVLRSNQLEDFTVRNELAERLKSLDDRLADVFERRKRIRQTQELFAFYPAVIAELRELRSEVIRMESDFEQALLQHGVQLATSVEDLEGLTQQVVARVQTPQFMESAGLIPVEVDVDEAMLTALVQRLDLMNRRGEVADAWREIKYSGDDLRSVLNIRATQSIRTRLGSKNPFDFSLDDSTTTLGMDFDTPLNRRAERNAFRLALIDYNAALRRLIEAQDNVKLDIRNDLRSLELDRNQYEIAIASAALAYERVVSTRLQLNLAVKSVTARDFLEAQQAYTQSLSAVAQQHIGYIIDRIEFFLDLEQLQVDDLNFWPQLRDDKYPFVPNVDFNRTSPAGYGTLPPGPWYSRKMERMRCVPNGLPAIHKAAENDVD, from the coding sequence ATGTACGCTAGCCACCACAAAGCAGCCGAGTACCGGAATCACTGCCAATCCAGCCGCTTCTTGATCGCACGGTTCCTGTTTGCGGGGATCGGTGCCTGGGCGGTTCTGGGGGGACTCGTAGGTTGCCAGCGCGACAGCCATTTTCGCGCTGCAGACCGCGATGCCTACGGTCTGATTCAACAGAAGGCGCATGCGCCGACTTGGCAGATTGGGCCCGACTTTGATGTTCAGCCCGATACGCGCTCGCGATTCTTCGACCCGACCAATCCGGTTGATCCTCAACTGCCCATGCCGGCGCCCCAACTGTACAACTATCAGTTGCCTCCCCTGCAGACTCCTGCAGCCAAAACGCCTCAATTGGACGGTGCTCAGGCTCCAGGGATTGGCTCGGCAGAACAGTCGAGCTCCAGTAGTGTGGGAGAGCTTACTCCTCCACAACCTGCAGATGCCCAAGTGGTCGGAGCGGCTTATACACAAGAATCTGTGGTGACCTTGGCAGCTCCATTGATGCAGAGCGAACCTCAGGCCCTCGAGTTGCCGCCTCCCTCAGTTGTTGGAGAACCGTCCGTTGAGTCTCTGCCAGCGCCTCCAGCGGAAAGCAGCGAAGAGGAGGGCGCCACTAGGATCAATCCCATACCGAAAGAGTCGTGGGAGGCTCTGCCCGAAGCGTGCCTACGCCGCATGCTCGAGTTCGAAACTGTTCGGCAGGAATTCGAACGGACCTATCAAACTGCAGTTTCCGCCTCACAACTCGATTCCGCCGAACGCTTGACCCTAGCCAACATCTTGGAGGTTTCGCTGGTCAACAATCGGGATTACCAGACGCGTAAGGAAACGCTCTATCGGGTTGCCCTGCGACTCTCGCTGCGCCGCTTTGACTACAACCTGAAGTTCCTCCCCAGCGGCAATGGTACCGACGCAACCTACATCCACGACCGAACAGGTGGGATTGAAGTCAACCGCCTAGCCACGCCCACTGATATCGGCATCAGCAAATCACTGTACACCGCAGGCGATTTGGTGGCGAGATTCGCCAACGACGTGGTGCTGACCTTCAACGGTAGCTCTGGCTATTCCTCGTCGGTTGGCTCCTCACTTCTCATCGATTTAGCGCAGCCCATCATGCAACGGGATGTGCGGTTCGAGCCCTTGACCCAAGCGGAACGCGATGTCGTTTACGCAGCCCGAGATTTCGTGCGCTACCGCAAGCAGATGTTCCGCGACTTAGCCGTGCAATATTACAACCTGCTGCTCACCTATCGTAGTATCGCGATTAACACCCAAGACTACTTTAGTAATCTTAGAGGATTCAACCGTACTGCCGCTCTGGAACAAGTCGGCTCATTGCCACGCTTTCAAGTCGATCAGTTCGAACAGAATGCTCTGCGCAGTCGAGGGAACTTGATCAGTAGTTGCAACAATCTTGAAGGGGCCCTCGATCGTCTAAAACTGCGGATTGGTTTGCCGACCGAAATGCCCGTCAACCTCGATCTCTCCGAGCTCGAAGAGTTAACGCAGCGTGATGAATCGACTGTGATCCAAGAACAGATCCGACGAAAAGTGGACTATGTCTACCAACAGCAACAACGTGAGGGGGCGGAGTCTGCTCTGACAGCCGCCGCCGAGGTTGCCCGTCGCACTCTCAATCTTGCCAACCTCCAAGTTCAGATGGGATCTGCCGATGAGTCAGTCGTGCAAGAGCTAGAGATGTTGGTGACTCGGCTCGATGTCGAAGGCCTGCGGATTGTAAACGCCGTTCAAGTAGGCTTGTTGGAACACGTCGATGAGAACCAGGAGGAGCAAGTTTATTCGCGGCTGTCCGATGCGGTCAGCGCGCCTTTAGCATCGTTCCACCTTCAACTCGCCCTACTCGATCAAGTCCTACGCAGCAATCAGCTGGAAGACTTCACCGTACGCAATGAGTTGGCCGAGAGGTTGAAGAGTCTAGACGATCGGCTGGCCGATGTATTTGAACGGCGTAAACGCATTCGACAAACCCAAGAATTATTTGCCTTCTATCCGGCCGTGATTGCGGAACTCAGGGAGCTGCGGAGTGAAGTCATTAGGATGGAGTCCGATTTCGAGCAGGCGTTGCTCCAGCATGGTGTGCAACTGGCCACTTCGGTTGAAGACCTGGAAGGTCTGACCCAACAAGTCGTGGCACGGGTCCAAACTCCGCAATTCATGGAGTCGGCGGGACTAATTCCGGTTGAGGTCGATGTGGACGAAGCCATGTTGACGGCGTTGGTCCAGCGACTGGATCTGATGAACCGTCGCGGTGAAGTGGCCGATGCCTGGCGCGAGATCAAGTACTCTGGTGATGATCTAAGAAGCGTGCTGAATATTCGCGCTACCCAGTCGATTCGGACTCGCCTGGGATCAAAGAATCCGTTTGACTTTTCGCTCGATGACAGTACCACGACTCTGGGGATGGATTTCGATACGCCGCTCAATCGTCGAGCAGAGCGAAACGCATTTCGCTTAGCACTGATCGACTACAACGCCGCTTTGCGCAGATTGATCGAGGCACAAGATAACGTCAAACTCGATATTCGTAACGATCTGCGGTCCCTGGAACTGGATCGAAACCAATACGAAATCGCCATCGCAAGTGCTGCGTTGGCTTACGAACGCGTAGTCAGCACTCGCTTGCAACTGAACTTGGCGGTCAAGAGTGTTACTGCTCGGGATTTCTTGGAAGCCCAACAAGCCTACACTCAGTCTCTGAGTGCAGTGGCCCAGCAGCACATCGGCTACATCATCGATCGCATCGAGTTCTTTCTCGACCTGGAGCAGTTGCAAGTTGATGACCTCAATTTCTGGCCGCAATTGCGCGACGATAAGTATCCGTTCGTCCCCAATGTCGATTTCAATCGAACATCCCCTGCAGGCTATGGCACGCTTCCACCCGGCCCTTGGTACAGTCGCAAGATGGAGCGTATGCGGTGCGTGCCCAACGGGTTACCGGCGATTCATAAAGCGGCTGAAAACGACGTTGATTAA
- a CDS encoding sugar phosphate isomerase/epimerase family protein: protein MPELNIGIGLRSLRQSFKKALHTAASVGATGVEIDARNLLQPKDVSDTGRRQLRKLLDDLNLRIVSIRFPTHHGYDVLADLERRIDATKEAMRFAYSLGANVVVNAVGYVPEDPLHPAYLQLQESLGDLARFGQHIGTLFACETGSEPVERLTALLDSIPDETIGVAFNPGNLIVNDFYDEESIERCAAKTLIVNARDGVRDLARGRGLEVPLGRGSADFPRILGVLEERRYRGWYILDRVTASEPTEELGNAAKFLKAL from the coding sequence GTGCCGGAACTGAACATAGGTATAGGCTTGCGGAGCCTGCGTCAAAGTTTCAAGAAAGCTTTGCACACTGCTGCGAGTGTGGGAGCTACCGGGGTCGAAATCGATGCCCGAAACTTGCTCCAACCGAAGGATGTTAGCGATACGGGGCGACGACAGCTTCGCAAGCTGTTAGATGATCTCAATTTGCGGATTGTATCGATTCGATTCCCCACCCATCATGGCTACGATGTCTTGGCCGATTTGGAGCGTAGGATCGATGCTACCAAAGAGGCAATGCGCTTCGCCTACTCCTTGGGAGCCAACGTGGTCGTCAATGCTGTTGGCTATGTACCGGAAGATCCACTGCATCCCGCCTATCTGCAGCTCCAGGAAAGCCTGGGAGATTTAGCACGCTTTGGACAGCACATTGGGACTCTATTCGCCTGCGAAACCGGCTCCGAACCTGTCGAGCGTCTGACTGCTCTGTTGGATTCGATTCCAGACGAGACCATCGGCGTGGCGTTCAATCCTGGCAATTTGATCGTCAACGATTTTTACGACGAGGAGTCGATTGAACGATGCGCTGCGAAGACCCTGATCGTGAACGCTCGGGATGGAGTGCGTGATCTAGCTCGGGGGAGAGGGTTAGAGGTTCCACTAGGACGCGGTTCAGCCGACTTTCCACGGATTCTAGGGGTACTGGAGGAACGCCGTTATCGTGGCTGGTACATCCTGGATCGTGTGACTGCCAGCGAGCCGACCGAGGAGTTGGGGAACGCGGCAAAATTCTTGAAAGCCCTGTAG
- a CDS encoding AAA family ATPase, with the protein MKIRDVQIDGFGVWSGLSVHSMPDSMTVFYGPNEAGKTTLMNFLRTMFYGFTPDRRGRYLPPLYPGKPGGTIRVTGPGGGYEITRRGQLDQGAATGHLTVTGSDGLAQGQHRLAMLLGQVDESIFTNVFAIGLRELQELSTLDDTAAADELYKLSSGLDRVSLVDVTRQLKAARQKIVGATPDTGQMQQLMLQREKLKEEVEQLNALGRRWSELASLRNTQNSELDELKQRIGQWEVEAKAYEVGLQVRPAWHKRTEVQAQIDSLGARTDIPQSAADKLAELSLQIAEREERLNETKQKRKALRDQARSLPLRRGILGLAAKIEAANEQAPWISSIQKNIQRLEGQLSQTRDQLLEDAKRLGITEEDQQALLQDRRMARMPDLSRQAINQLAEPASEVRMWTTRFKQAKEQSEVEKKEADRLEKEIAAAMETTKFKDLKTALESNGELIALLRKRQQIEEALERLTTRREQLEEEAIDLTVDEALPLERSFMLSALFVGGAFFLIWGLGMLLPLFSSIVDYNPSTGSVMAVLGGAALFFGLMWSNVLERSTVSTLEDVEDQIDAVRKEIRKTELERDDLQRRIPSHSGTLEIQLRESEAEVTALEALLPVQHNFQAVVERYKTAKKRAGQASDALRTARSHWQRTLQQLGLSESMSPKSIRVLAEGYDSLLQTRKHLQSLEQELEARQLELGALTQRIDSLAKQVFAAKAASDAVSKRESDDEEEFDEQSSRPASSQFKKQGNSPKDSDREPVRADGEAATAALNQLSKLSALISSQEQYILQKRALKEQDQALAKTFSSIQKGIDKLHRSHSAVLAEHGCESEEQLHEMLELKEQHRKLVEQLNEFGERILAIIGGVVPYETVAKLLEGPGAADLEKRWEQISQRTQQAEQRVEQLHLRQGELSQEMKSLAANTRLSEAKLELVCIENQLKACGEHWQTLAATTGLLDRVCEVYETERQPETLREASAFLSQLTEGKYVRIWTPLGKNQLRIDNGAGQALPLEVLSRGTREAVFISLRLSLAAAYARRGVTIPLVLDDVLVNFDSIRAESAAKVLRDFAELGHQVVMFTCHEHIMRIFDRIGVQVRVLPTQGQPGEAEIFYDAQLTLPEPEPEPELELEPEPTPKAVPRVEVLAAPQPVAPQPEPPPKPVVKLPVIEVPAPPVAVEPVPLPPPPPPQETPVASPVKKVRRVVVVEQEPEIDWLWYERHSTPTISAEGWVESDAHGDDGPLPPDLWWTRHGKQVNS; encoded by the coding sequence ATGAAAATTCGAGACGTACAAATAGATGGTTTTGGTGTTTGGTCTGGGCTCTCGGTCCATTCCATGCCCGATTCGATGACGGTCTTCTACGGACCGAACGAAGCGGGAAAGACGACACTCATGAATTTCCTTCGCACAATGTTCTATGGGTTTACGCCAGATCGACGTGGGCGTTACCTGCCACCGCTCTATCCTGGAAAACCTGGTGGGACGATCCGCGTAACCGGACCTGGCGGAGGCTACGAGATTACCCGTCGAGGACAGCTCGACCAAGGTGCCGCTACGGGGCATCTGACGGTTACCGGCAGCGATGGCTTGGCGCAGGGGCAACACCGGCTTGCCATGCTATTAGGCCAAGTCGATGAAAGCATTTTCACCAACGTATTTGCGATTGGGCTGCGAGAGCTGCAAGAGCTTAGCACGCTCGATGATACCGCCGCTGCGGACGAACTCTACAAGCTCTCGAGCGGACTAGATCGAGTATCCCTGGTCGACGTCACAAGGCAATTGAAGGCAGCTCGCCAGAAGATTGTGGGAGCAACCCCCGATACTGGGCAAATGCAGCAGTTGATGCTTCAGCGCGAAAAGCTGAAGGAAGAAGTCGAACAACTCAATGCATTAGGGCGTCGTTGGAGCGAGCTGGCATCGTTGCGGAATACCCAGAACTCTGAACTGGATGAGTTAAAGCAGCGGATTGGACAATGGGAAGTTGAGGCCAAAGCCTACGAAGTTGGACTTCAAGTTCGCCCGGCATGGCACAAGCGGACTGAAGTCCAAGCCCAAATTGATTCGCTCGGTGCCCGGACGGACATTCCACAATCTGCAGCTGACAAGTTGGCAGAGTTGTCCTTGCAAATTGCTGAACGCGAAGAGCGTTTGAACGAAACTAAGCAAAAGCGTAAAGCCCTTCGCGATCAAGCGCGCAGCCTTCCGCTACGACGCGGGATTCTCGGACTAGCGGCTAAGATCGAGGCCGCCAACGAGCAGGCTCCGTGGATCTCTTCCATTCAAAAGAACATCCAACGGCTGGAGGGGCAACTCTCACAAACTCGCGATCAATTGCTCGAAGATGCCAAGCGACTGGGCATTACCGAGGAGGATCAGCAGGCGTTGCTGCAAGATCGGCGGATGGCGCGAATGCCCGATTTGTCGCGGCAGGCGATCAACCAACTGGCCGAACCCGCCAGTGAAGTTCGCATGTGGACCACTCGGTTCAAACAAGCCAAGGAGCAAAGCGAAGTCGAGAAGAAGGAAGCGGATCGGCTGGAGAAAGAAATTGCCGCCGCCATGGAAACGACCAAGTTCAAGGACCTTAAGACGGCGCTCGAGAGCAATGGTGAACTAATCGCACTGCTTCGCAAACGCCAGCAAATTGAAGAGGCCTTGGAACGTCTTACCACGCGGCGCGAACAGCTTGAAGAAGAAGCCATTGATTTAACCGTCGATGAAGCTTTGCCCCTGGAACGCTCCTTCATGCTGAGCGCTCTGTTCGTTGGCGGAGCTTTCTTCCTCATTTGGGGATTGGGGATGCTCCTGCCCCTATTCAGCTCCATTGTCGATTACAACCCGTCAACCGGCTCCGTCATGGCTGTCCTGGGCGGAGCTGCGCTGTTCTTTGGACTCATGTGGAGCAACGTTCTGGAACGCAGCACGGTTTCCACACTGGAGGATGTCGAAGATCAAATCGATGCAGTTCGCAAAGAGATTCGCAAAACGGAACTCGAACGCGATGATCTCCAACGCCGCATTCCTTCGCACTCAGGAACGCTCGAAATTCAGCTACGGGAATCGGAGGCAGAAGTCACAGCGCTCGAAGCTCTACTGCCAGTTCAACATAATTTCCAAGCCGTGGTCGAACGCTATAAAACCGCTAAAAAGCGTGCGGGGCAGGCCTCCGATGCTCTCCGCACTGCCCGCAGTCACTGGCAGCGTACGCTCCAGCAGTTGGGACTGTCCGAGTCGATGTCTCCCAAGAGCATCCGGGTACTGGCTGAGGGCTACGATTCGCTCTTGCAGACCCGCAAGCATCTGCAAAGCTTGGAACAAGAACTCGAAGCACGGCAGTTGGAGTTGGGTGCGCTAACACAGCGAATCGACAGCCTCGCTAAGCAAGTGTTTGCGGCCAAGGCGGCTAGCGATGCGGTTTCAAAGCGCGAGTCCGACGACGAGGAGGAGTTCGATGAGCAGTCGAGTCGTCCCGCTTCGAGCCAATTCAAGAAACAGGGGAATTCTCCTAAGGATTCAGACCGCGAACCGGTCAGAGCGGATGGCGAAGCAGCTACGGCAGCCCTAAATCAGCTGAGCAAGCTATCGGCCTTGATTAGCTCTCAGGAACAGTACATCCTTCAAAAGCGAGCCCTCAAAGAACAAGACCAAGCGCTCGCCAAGACGTTCTCGTCGATCCAAAAAGGCATCGATAAACTCCATCGCTCTCACAGCGCCGTGCTAGCGGAACATGGATGTGAGTCTGAGGAACAGTTGCATGAAATGCTCGAATTGAAGGAGCAGCATCGCAAACTTGTTGAGCAGCTCAACGAATTCGGAGAGCGCATTCTCGCAATTATTGGTGGAGTAGTTCCTTACGAGACTGTCGCCAAATTGCTCGAAGGCCCCGGTGCTGCAGACCTAGAAAAGCGTTGGGAACAGATTTCCCAGAGAACTCAACAAGCCGAGCAAAGGGTTGAGCAACTGCACCTGCGTCAAGGTGAACTTTCGCAAGAGATGAAATCTCTAGCCGCCAACACGCGATTGTCGGAAGCGAAACTAGAGTTGGTTTGCATCGAGAACCAACTCAAGGCTTGTGGCGAACATTGGCAAACATTAGCGGCCACTACGGGCCTGCTAGACCGCGTCTGTGAGGTCTATGAAACGGAAAGGCAACCTGAAACACTGCGTGAGGCGAGCGCGTTCCTCAGTCAGTTGACGGAAGGTAAGTATGTCCGCATCTGGACCCCGCTGGGTAAGAATCAATTGCGAATTGACAATGGCGCCGGTCAAGCATTGCCGTTGGAAGTGCTCTCCCGCGGAACGCGCGAAGCGGTCTTCATCTCACTGCGTCTTTCGCTGGCCGCCGCCTATGCGAGGCGTGGTGTCACCATCCCGCTTGTTCTGGACGACGTGCTCGTCAACTTTGATTCCATTCGAGCGGAATCAGCAGCCAAGGTCCTGCGAGATTTCGCGGAATTGGGGCATCAAGTCGTGATGTTTACCTGCCATGAACACATTATGCGGATTTTTGATCGCATCGGCGTTCAGGTACGTGTATTGCCAACCCAAGGTCAGCCTGGCGAAGCTGAGATTTTCTACGACGCTCAACTGACCCTACCGGAGCCTGAACCGGAGCCCGAACTCGAATTGGAGCCAGAGCCAACGCCCAAGGCTGTACCACGCGTAGAGGTATTGGCTGCTCCCCAACCGGTCGCTCCCCAGCCCGAGCCCCCTCCCAAACCCGTAGTCAAACTGCCGGTCATTGAGGTCCCAGCTCCGCCCGTTGCGGTGGAACCAGTACCGCTTCCGCCTCCACCACCGCCGCAGGAGACACCGGTTGCCTCTCCGGTTAAGAAGGTTCGCCGTGTGGTCGTGGTTGAGCAGGAGCCGGAAATCGATTGGCTATGGTACGAACGCCATTCCACACCGACTATCTCGGCTGAAGGGTGGGTCGAATCCGACGCCCATGGAGATGACGGCCCTCTTCCTCCAGACTTGTGGTGGACTCGCCACGGCAAGCAGGTGAATTCTTAA